Proteins encoded within one genomic window of Micromonospora halotolerans:
- a CDS encoding SDR family NAD(P)-dependent oxidoreductase, translating to MTESTRLTTQFSARATAQDVIDGVDLTGRRMIVTGGASGIGLETVRALARAGAEVTVATRDPARADDLVAEFPGPGPGTVRAVALDLADLDSVDAFVAAWTGPVHALIANAGIMALPHRELTPEGWELQLATNYLGHFALARGLHDNLRSAGSARVVVVSSGAQLRAGVDFDDPHFARRPYDPWTAYSQSKTADVLLAVGIARRWAADGITANALAPGVIRTNLQRHLGEDTLRSFGVTTDEAGNVTVPEHYKAPAQGAATTVLLAASPLVEGVTGRYFEDNQESEVVPGGPDPMTGVAEHSVDPDAADRLWEYAEHTLATRRA from the coding sequence ATGACAGAGAGCACACGCCTGACCACCCAATTCAGCGCCCGCGCCACCGCCCAGGACGTCATCGACGGCGTCGACCTCACCGGGCGCCGCATGATCGTCACCGGCGGCGCCTCCGGCATCGGCCTGGAGACGGTCCGCGCCCTGGCCCGCGCCGGCGCGGAGGTCACCGTGGCGACGCGCGACCCCGCCCGCGCGGACGACCTGGTCGCCGAATTTCCCGGTCCCGGCCCCGGCACGGTTCGGGCCGTCGCGCTCGACCTGGCCGACCTCGACTCCGTCGACGCCTTCGTCGCGGCCTGGACCGGGCCGGTGCACGCCTTGATCGCGAACGCCGGAATCATGGCGCTACCGCACCGCGAGCTGACCCCGGAAGGCTGGGAGCTGCAGCTGGCCACGAACTACCTCGGGCACTTCGCGCTTGCCCGGGGCCTGCACGACAACCTCCGATCCGCCGGCTCCGCCCGGGTCGTCGTGGTCAGCTCGGGTGCGCAGCTGCGCGCCGGCGTCGACTTCGACGACCCCCATTTCGCCCGGCGCCCGTACGACCCGTGGACCGCGTACAGCCAGTCCAAGACCGCCGACGTCCTCCTGGCCGTCGGCATCGCCCGGCGCTGGGCCGCCGACGGGATCACCGCCAACGCCCTGGCCCCGGGCGTCATCAGAACCAACCTGCAACGCCACCTCGGTGAGGACACCCTGCGCTCCTTCGGGGTGACCACCGACGAGGCGGGCAACGTGACGGTGCCGGAGCACTACAAGGCCCCGGCACAGGGCGCCGCCACCACCGTGCTGCTGGCCGCGTCGCCGCTGGTCGAGGGCGTCACCGGCCGCTACTTCGAGGACAACCAGGAGTCCGAGGTGGTCCCCGGCGGCCCGGACCCGATGACCGGGGTGGCCGAGCACTCGGTGGACCCCGACGCCGCCGACCGGCTCTGGGAGTACGCCGAGCACACCCTGGCCACCCGCCGAGCCTGA
- a CDS encoding endo-1,4-beta-xylanase: protein MKLRRWIAAGAVAVAAAATLSSPPATAGRPYDPTDQSLRNLALRHGLAVGTAVDMAALDDPADPQYRQLAASEFSTVTAENVMKWESLEPTRGTYNWEPADRLLAFAKQNNQRVRGHVLVWHNQLPGWLTAGVADGSISNAELRDILRRHITAVVTHFRGRIWQWDVVNEAVSDPWDTPSTLHYKGFWAEHLGPGYIADAFRWARAADPHALLFYNDYNIEAFGSRDPANDKTQFVYDMAKKLLAQRVPIDGIGSQGHLGTQYGNFDTFQVAEALRKFAGLGLATAFTEVDVRSQLTEGVQAGDPNEVNPRLQAAAANFSVLLQACLAERHCLSFTVWGFTDKHSWVPGWFSDPPEGLATIYDENYQPKRAYQLMKADLIYSGPPYVLPRVPQRPRR from the coding sequence ATGAAACTGCGACGATGGATAGCCGCCGGCGCGGTCGCCGTGGCCGCCGCCGCCACGCTCAGCAGCCCGCCGGCGACGGCCGGCCGCCCGTACGACCCGACCGACCAGAGCCTGCGCAACCTCGCGCTGCGCCACGGCCTCGCCGTCGGCACGGCCGTCGACATGGCCGCCCTCGACGACCCCGCCGACCCGCAATACCGCCAGCTCGCCGCGTCGGAGTTCTCCACGGTCACCGCGGAGAACGTGATGAAGTGGGAGAGCCTGGAGCCGACCCGCGGCACGTACAACTGGGAGCCCGCCGACCGCCTCCTCGCCTTCGCCAAGCAGAACAACCAGCGCGTCCGTGGGCACGTCCTCGTGTGGCACAACCAGCTGCCCGGCTGGCTGACCGCCGGCGTGGCCGACGGATCCATCAGCAACGCCGAGCTGCGCGACATCCTGCGCCGGCACATCACCGCCGTGGTCACCCACTTCAGGGGCCGGATCTGGCAGTGGGACGTGGTCAACGAGGCGGTCAGCGACCCCTGGGACACCCCGTCGACCCTGCACTACAAGGGGTTCTGGGCCGAGCACCTCGGTCCCGGCTACATCGCCGACGCCTTCCGGTGGGCCCGCGCGGCCGACCCGCACGCCCTGCTGTTCTACAACGACTACAACATCGAGGCCTTCGGCTCCCGCGACCCGGCGAACGACAAGACCCAGTTCGTGTACGACATGGCCAAGAAGCTGCTGGCCCAGCGCGTACCGATCGACGGCATCGGCAGCCAGGGGCACCTCGGCACCCAGTACGGCAACTTCGACACCTTCCAGGTCGCCGAGGCGCTGCGGAAGTTCGCCGGGTTGGGGCTGGCCACCGCGTTCACCGAGGTCGACGTGCGCAGCCAGCTCACCGAGGGAGTCCAGGCGGGCGACCCGAACGAGGTGAACCCGCGGCTGCAGGCCGCGGCGGCGAACTTCAGCGTGCTGCTGCAGGCCTGCCTGGCCGAACGGCACTGCCTGTCGTTCACCGTCTGGGGATTCACCGACAAGCACTCCTGGGTGCCCGGCTGGTTCTCCGACCCGCCGGAGGGCCTGGCCACGATCTACGACGAGAACTACCAGCCCAAGCGGGCGTACCAGCTGATGAAGGCGGATCTGATCTACAGCGGTCCGCCCTACGTCCTGCCGCGCGTCCCGCAGCGGCCGCGCCGCTAG
- a CDS encoding YdeI/OmpD-associated family protein encodes MAQTLALTLTLEQRGPAGAFVLSDEQVSAVGEGRRTFPVRVSVNGVTLTLRLARMGGENLIGLSRAARTQAGVDIGATYEVAVALDAEPRGVEVPEDLAAALAGDARAQAAFEALAASHRKEFVRWITEAKREATRAQRVTKTIEMLHAGQHR; translated from the coding sequence ATGGCCCAGACCCTCGCGTTGACGTTGACGCTGGAGCAGCGCGGTCCGGCGGGAGCATTCGTCCTCTCCGACGAGCAGGTGTCCGCGGTGGGGGAGGGGCGCCGGACGTTCCCCGTGCGCGTGAGCGTCAACGGGGTGACGCTCACGCTGCGGCTGGCCCGGATGGGCGGCGAGAACCTGATCGGGTTGTCCCGCGCGGCGCGGACGCAGGCGGGGGTGGACATCGGGGCGACGTACGAGGTCGCCGTCGCCCTCGACGCGGAGCCCCGCGGCGTGGAGGTGCCCGAGGACCTGGCCGCCGCCCTCGCCGGTGACGCCCGGGCCCAGGCGGCGTTCGAAGCGCTCGCCGCCTCGCACCGCAAGGAGTTCGTCCGCTGGATCACCGAGGCCAAGCGGGAGGCCACCCGGGCGCAGCGGGTCACGAAGACCATCGAGATGCTCCACGCCGGCCAGCACCGCTGA
- a CDS encoding AraC family transcriptional regulator has protein sequence MDPLQDVLSLIGATSHLSAGMSAGGAFAVRFEPPAGVKFNVVRRGDCWLRVDGVPDPLRLLAGDCFLLTRPVAFTLASDPSLPTEPAGPLFTAATDGVAHAGDGDEVFLIGGAFTFTDRAQALLLDDLPPVIRVAAGTPEAATVRQAVDEIDAELRQDAAGARLVAEHLAVVMLVRILRLYLTRDAGHARGWLAGLNDPTVAAVLRRMHARPAHPWTVAELARSAAVSRSTLAARFKQVVGQGPLEYLTAWRIELAADRIRRGDGTVATIARDVGYGSESAFSVAFKRAVGLSPRAYRAAAARPG, from the coding sequence GTGGACCCGTTACAGGACGTTCTCTCGCTGATCGGCGCGACGAGTCACCTTTCCGCCGGTATGTCGGCCGGCGGAGCGTTCGCCGTCCGGTTCGAGCCGCCCGCCGGCGTGAAGTTCAACGTCGTACGCCGGGGTGACTGCTGGCTGCGGGTGGACGGGGTGCCGGATCCACTCCGGCTCCTTGCGGGCGACTGTTTCCTGCTGACCCGGCCGGTCGCGTTCACCCTGGCGAGCGACCCGAGTCTGCCGACCGAGCCGGCGGGCCCCCTGTTCACCGCGGCCACCGACGGCGTGGCCCACGCCGGCGACGGCGACGAGGTGTTCCTCATCGGCGGTGCGTTCACCTTCACCGACCGCGCCCAGGCCCTGCTGCTCGACGACCTCCCGCCGGTCATCCGGGTGGCGGCCGGGACGCCGGAGGCCGCGACCGTCCGGCAGGCGGTCGACGAGATCGACGCGGAGCTGCGGCAGGACGCCGCGGGGGCCAGGCTCGTCGCCGAGCACCTGGCCGTCGTCATGCTGGTCCGGATCCTGCGCCTCTACCTCACGCGGGACGCCGGTCACGCCCGCGGCTGGCTCGCCGGCCTGAACGATCCCACCGTGGCGGCCGTGCTACGACGGATGCACGCCCGGCCCGCCCACCCCTGGACCGTCGCCGAGCTGGCCCGCAGCGCGGCGGTGTCCCGCTCCACCCTGGCGGCCCGGTTCAAGCAGGTGGTCGGCCAGGGGCCGCTGGAGTACCTCACCGCGTGGCGCATCGAACTCGCCGCCGACCGCATCCGCCGTGGCGACGGCACCGTCGCCACCATCGCCCGCGACGTCGGGTACGGCTCGGAGAGCGCCTTCAGCGTCGCCTTCAAACGCGCCGTCGGTCTCTCGCCGCGCGCCTATCGCGCCGCCGCGGCACGACCGGGCTAG
- a CDS encoding LacI family DNA-binding transcriptional regulator, whose product MSDVARTAGVSVATVSKVVNGRYGVAQATVERVQQVIHELGYEASLGAQSLRSHRTNVLGILVAEFEPFSTELLKGASREVAGSGYQLLAYSSGDGEGAAIGWERRSLARLSGTLIDGAVIVTPTVIETKHGFHVVAVDPHTGPSGLPTVDSDNFAGAVLATNYLLSLGHRRIGHISGRPDLESARLREAGFRKAMADADVPVDERIVRVGGFRTESAAGTAAELLSLPDRPTAIFAGNDLSAISTMDVARSMGLTVPDDLSVIGFDNVPESALVNPPLTTIMQPLQRMGAEALRLLIDLIAGVERDIHIRLPTELVVRASCRPYR is encoded by the coding sequence ATGTCGGATGTGGCACGTACCGCCGGCGTCTCGGTGGCTACGGTATCTAAGGTTGTCAATGGACGGTACGGCGTGGCCCAGGCGACCGTGGAGCGCGTCCAGCAGGTCATCCACGAGCTCGGCTACGAGGCCAGCCTGGGCGCGCAGAGCCTGCGCAGCCACCGCACGAACGTGCTGGGCATCCTTGTCGCCGAGTTCGAGCCGTTCTCCACCGAACTGCTCAAGGGGGCGTCCCGCGAGGTCGCCGGCAGTGGCTACCAGCTGCTCGCCTACTCCAGCGGCGACGGCGAGGGCGCCGCCATCGGCTGGGAGCGGCGCTCGCTGGCCCGCCTGTCCGGGACCCTCATCGACGGCGCCGTGATCGTCACGCCGACCGTGATCGAGACCAAGCACGGCTTCCATGTCGTGGCCGTCGACCCGCACACCGGCCCGTCCGGTCTGCCCACCGTCGACTCGGACAACTTCGCCGGCGCCGTGCTCGCCACCAACTACCTGCTGTCGCTCGGCCACCGCCGCATCGGGCACATCAGCGGACGCCCCGACCTCGAGTCGGCGCGCCTGCGCGAGGCCGGCTTCCGCAAGGCCATGGCCGACGCCGACGTGCCCGTGGACGAGCGGATCGTGCGCGTCGGCGGGTTCCGCACCGAGAGCGCCGCCGGTACGGCGGCGGAACTGCTCTCGCTCCCGGACCGACCGACCGCGATCTTCGCCGGAAACGACCTCTCGGCTATCTCCACGATGGACGTCGCCCGGAGCATGGGCCTCACGGTGCCCGACGACCTGTCGGTCATCGGCTTCGACAACGTCCCGGAGTCGGCGCTGGTGAATCCCCCGCTGACGACGATCATGCAACCGCTGCAGCGCATGGGCGCCGAGGCGCTGCGCCTGCTCATCGACCTGATCGCCGGCGTCGAGCGGGACATCCACATCCGGCTCCCCACCGAGCTGGTCGTCCGGGCCTCCTGCCGCCCCTACCGGTGA
- a CDS encoding FAD-binding oxidoreductase, protein MADAATARPTVRARSWWGWGWADEHPDDAECAAMGALLPGTLPRPLSVPRVADLRIARPAVEPPPSLAHLVTADPEARAAHAMGKAYRDVIRALRGRPGRIPDLVARPADDRDVADLLDWAGDRGVAVIPYGGGSSVTGGVEYRGDAHRAVVSLDLTTMDRVVEVDTDSRAARIQAGVLGPALENQLRPHGLTLRHFPQSFEFSTLGGWLATRAGGHYATVHTHIDDFVQSLRLVTPAGAGTSWQVPASGAGPSPDRLFLGSEGTLGVITEAWMRLQDRPQHRASASVRFADFAAALRGVRAIAQSGLSPANCRLLDAGEAALSGAARDGSSVLVLGFESAAVPVDAALAQALDLARAHGGTPSPGAGRRGDESVGAWRSAFLRMPYLRDGLARMGAVVETFETAATWNRLPALVDAVRVEVGAAAREATGHPAAVNCRLTHVYPDGAAPYFTVLAGGRPGDEVAVWDHLKEVATDVLHRHHATITHHHAVGRDHRPGYDRQRPEPFALALRAAKAALDPHGILNPGVLVD, encoded by the coding sequence ATGGCCGATGCTGCGACCGCCCGCCCCACCGTCCGCGCCCGCTCCTGGTGGGGCTGGGGCTGGGCGGACGAACACCCCGACGACGCCGAGTGCGCGGCGATGGGAGCCCTCCTCCCCGGTACGCTCCCACGCCCGCTGTCCGTCCCTCGGGTCGCCGACCTGCGGATCGCCCGGCCCGCCGTCGAACCGCCGCCCAGCCTCGCGCACCTGGTCACCGCCGACCCCGAGGCGCGCGCCGCGCACGCCATGGGCAAGGCGTACCGGGATGTGATCCGCGCGCTGCGCGGCCGTCCCGGGCGGATACCCGACCTGGTCGCCCGGCCGGCGGACGACCGGGACGTGGCCGACCTGCTGGACTGGGCGGGTGACCGCGGCGTGGCGGTGATCCCGTACGGCGGGGGCTCCTCGGTGACCGGCGGCGTGGAGTACCGCGGCGACGCGCACCGGGCGGTGGTGTCCCTCGACCTCACCACGATGGACCGGGTGGTGGAGGTCGACACCGACAGCCGGGCCGCCCGCATCCAGGCCGGCGTCCTCGGCCCGGCGCTGGAGAACCAACTCAGGCCGCACGGCCTGACGCTGCGGCACTTCCCGCAGAGTTTCGAGTTCTCCACCCTCGGCGGCTGGCTCGCCACCCGGGCGGGCGGTCACTACGCCACCGTGCACACGCACATCGACGACTTCGTGCAGTCCCTGCGGCTGGTCACCCCGGCCGGCGCCGGCACGTCGTGGCAGGTGCCCGCCTCCGGCGCCGGACCGTCTCCCGACCGGCTGTTCCTCGGCTCCGAGGGCACCCTGGGTGTCATCACCGAGGCGTGGATGCGCCTGCAGGACCGCCCCCAGCACAGGGCTTCCGCGTCCGTCCGGTTCGCCGACTTCGCCGCCGCGCTGCGCGGGGTCCGCGCGATCGCCCAGTCCGGCCTCTCCCCGGCCAACTGCCGCCTGCTCGATGCCGGCGAGGCCGCCCTGTCCGGCGCCGCCCGGGACGGCTCGTCCGTCCTCGTCCTCGGCTTCGAGTCGGCCGCCGTGCCGGTCGACGCCGCTCTCGCCCAGGCGCTGGACCTGGCCCGCGCACACGGCGGAACGCCCTCCCCCGGCGCCGGCCGCCGGGGCGACGAGTCGGTCGGCGCCTGGCGCTCGGCGTTCCTCCGGATGCCCTACCTGCGCGACGGCCTCGCCCGGATGGGCGCCGTCGTCGAGACCTTCGAGACGGCCGCCACCTGGAACCGGCTCCCCGCTCTGGTCGACGCCGTCCGGGTCGAGGTCGGCGCCGCCGCGCGCGAGGCCACCGGCCATCCCGCCGCCGTCAACTGCCGCCTCACCCACGTCTATCCCGACGGAGCGGCGCCCTACTTCACGGTGCTGGCCGGGGGCCGGCCCGGCGACGAGGTGGCCGTGTGGGACCACCTCAAGGAGGTCGCGACCGACGTCCTGCACCGCCATCACGCCACCATCACCCACCACCACGCGGTCGGCCGCGACCACCGCCCCGGCTACGACCGGCAGCGTCCGGAACCGTTCGCCCTGGCCCTGCGCGCCGCGAAGGCCGCGCTCGATCCGCACGGCATCCTGAACCCCGGCGTGCTCGTGGACTGA
- a CDS encoding LacI family DNA-binding transcriptional regulator — protein sequence MTKGRQVAADDSRKVTIAAIARLAGVSVPTVSRVVNGRSDVAPRTRERVEELLTRHGYRRRRPSTRPSSGLIDLVFNDLDSPWAVEIIRGVEDVTHAAGIGTVVSAIHRRSSSARQWLNNLRTRSTQGVIFVTSTLEPPLQAELRRLNIPVVIVDPAGVPPQEAHTIGATNWAGSLRATEYLLGLGHRRIGFVAGPPQLMCSRARLDGYRAALDTAGLSVDEELIYPGNFYHEAGFAAGNHLLRLPKPPTAIFAASDQMALGVYEAVRRRGLRVPDDVSVVGFDDLPEVRWCSPPLTTVRQPLAKMGLLAARTVLRLAQGERIESPRVELATQLVVRDSAAPLAG from the coding sequence ATGACGAAAGGGCGACAGGTGGCCGCGGACGATTCCCGGAAAGTCACCATCGCCGCGATCGCGCGGCTGGCCGGCGTGTCGGTGCCCACCGTGTCGCGGGTCGTCAACGGCCGCTCCGACGTCGCCCCGCGGACGCGGGAACGGGTCGAGGAGCTGCTGACCCGGCACGGCTACCGACGCCGCAGGCCGAGCACGCGGCCCAGCTCCGGTCTGATCGACCTGGTCTTCAACGACCTGGACAGCCCCTGGGCGGTCGAGATCATCCGGGGGGTCGAGGACGTCACGCACGCGGCCGGCATCGGCACCGTGGTCTCCGCGATCCACCGGCGCAGCTCGTCGGCCCGGCAGTGGCTGAACAACCTGCGCACCCGCTCCACCCAGGGGGTCATCTTCGTGACCTCCACCCTGGAGCCGCCGCTGCAGGCCGAGTTGCGCCGGCTCAACATTCCCGTCGTCATCGTCGACCCCGCCGGGGTGCCCCCGCAGGAGGCGCACACCATCGGCGCGACCAACTGGGCGGGCAGCCTACGCGCGACCGAGTACCTGCTCGGTCTCGGCCACCGGCGGATCGGCTTCGTCGCCGGGCCGCCGCAGCTGATGTGCAGCCGGGCGCGTCTGGACGGCTACCGGGCGGCGCTGGATACCGCCGGCCTGAGCGTCGACGAGGAGCTGATCTATCCGGGCAACTTCTACCACGAGGCCGGCTTCGCCGCGGGCAACCACCTGCTGCGCCTGCCCAAGCCGCCCACCGCGATCTTCGCCGCCAGTGATCAGATGGCCCTCGGTGTCTACGAGGCCGTGCGGCGACGCGGCCTGCGGGTGCCCGACGACGTCAGCGTCGTCGGCTTCGACGACCTGCCGGAGGTCCGGTGGTGCTCCCCGCCGCTGACCACCGTCCGGCAGCCCCTCGCGAAGATGGGCCTGCTCGCCGCCCGCACGGTCCTGCGCCTGGCCCAGGGTGAGCGGATCGAGAGCCCACGGGTGGAGCTGGCCACCCAACTCGTCGTCCGCGACAGCGCCGCCCCGCTGGCCGGCTGA